Proteins encoded within one genomic window of Choristoneura fumiferana chromosome 28, NRCan_CFum_1, whole genome shotgun sequence:
- the LOC141443742 gene encoding uncharacterized protein, which yields MIKVLVNLKNFIHIMKYIIRKCAMNKSSKMPNAKKVIIKPIIISGINNRNMVLAPHRITPNLILSNLKVAKGPIYQEDVIYESSNCDFLKGESQQVLIVNKVNIATKTCRTIAKCTSKGVCVETTSDDVCALIGQNNYDTVLSALGSLFNQETKVRGILALLKPQTKHRTTATQTDIDIKSIKRECIDSSSQTLESNIEVAGKLKQRKRIRRHPFTPYVVKEEKEVKKCVINIDNICKKEELKKEINNEQEENLTELPDIKAFVDEDSNFSCGSIGNMSSLSSAFMPDFLSQCNIEADTQSSINKVTCSLIKVYDGTSIMVPVKPEDEFHIATPEILKNVTREERIKLLCHQAFIDFKMCLQQNEDGYYPLHIAVLHSDRDLVRRQCLALRARHESVDKPAGGMTALQMSIRHNSSVECTRELLRRGADPLLGDGEGRSALHHAAAAAAPAHLLAVLEHCDHQPRQVLQNNQDVWRPELENLPDKEIAKYLYEKIGELFDDQGSTPLMAAAGAGRARAASALAARAPGRVDAASRACGATALYRAVAAACLHAKENGNSSSVPEHLLQTAEVLVRHGADPTIENQSGSSVNTLLQEYNLPPLSMVIANQMSAIKHGQLASNMILVKDKEGRIAPEQMHKRKSQDTITKSKKVLEMPNELKTRVGVNIKRKQENSTDSSIKEAKCFKTTGVVKNDLNFLKTQTVIQNQICSDETARLGGIRSKIIIVENVSVKTDFSKINLPTARTVVSKPKDIVLVTTKRDHQLQVSPEVQKTPKYVKIAPKPMNVRQDESLAIRSKTDSGGKK from the exons ATGATAAAAGTGCTAGTGAACCTAAAGAATTTCATCCACATAATGAAGTATATTATAAGAAAA TGCGCTATGAATAAATCGAGCAAAATGCCGAATGCTAAGAAAGTAATAATAAAGCCTATAATAATAAGTGGCATTAACAATAGAAACATGGTCTTAGCGCCTCATAGGATTACGCCGAACTTGATTCTTTCCAACCTAAAAGTAGCTAAAGGGCCAATATACCAAGAAGACGTCATTTACGAGTCATCGAACTGTGACTTTTTAAAAGGGGAGTCCCAGCAGGTACTGATTGTTAACAAAGTAAATATTGCAACTAAAACATGTAGGACGATCGCGAAGTGTACGTCGAAAGGCGTCTGTGTCGAAACGACGTCTGATGACGTCTGTGCTCTTATTGGACAAAATAATTACGACACAGTACTATCCGCTTTAGGTTCATTGTTCAACCAAGAAACGAAAGTGCGTGGAATTCTAGCATTATTGAAACCACAAACCAAGCATCGCACCACTGCTACTCAGACCGACATAGATATTAAAAGCATCAAAAGAGAGTGCATTGACAGTTCTAGCCAGACCTTGGAGTCAAATATTGAAGTTGCTGGAAAACTAAAGCAGCGAAAGAGAATACGAAGGCACCCGTTCACCCCATACGTGGTCAAGGAAGAGAAGGAAGTTAAAAAGTGTGTCATCAACATAGACAATATTTGCAAAAAAGAGGaattgaaaaaagaaataaacaatgAACAGGAAGAAAACCTTACAGAGCTGCCTGATATAAAAGCTTTTGTGGATGAAGACAGTAACTTCTCCTGTGGAAGTATTGGGAATATGTCATCGTTATCTTCTGCGTTCATGCCAGATTTTCTCAGTCAATGTAATATAGAAGCAGATACGCAAAGTTCTATTAATAAGGTGACCTGTTCCTTGATAAAAGTATATGACGGCACATCTATTATGGTACCAGTTAAACCAGAAGATGAATTCCATATAGCTACCCCAGAGATCTTGAAGAATGTTACTCGTGAAGAGCGCATCAAGCTGCTGTGTCACCAGGCATTCATAGACTTTAAAATGTGTTTACAGCAGAATGAGGATGGTTATTA CCCGCTCCACATCGCAGTGCTGCACAGCGACCGCGACCTGGTCCGGCGGCAGTGcctggcgctgcgcgcgcgccacgAGTCCGTCGACAAACCCGCGGGCGGCATG ACGGCGTTGCAGATGTCGATCCGGCACAACTCGTCGGTGGAGTGCACGCGCGAGCTGCTGCGGCGGGGCGCggacccgttgctaggcgacggCGAGGGCCGCAGCGCGCTGCACcatgccgccgccgccgccgcgcccgcgcaccTGCTCGCCGTGCTCGAACACTGCGACCACCAGCCCAG GCAAGTGTTGCAGAACAACCAGGATGTCTGGAGACCTGAGCTCGAGAACTTGCCGGACAAAGAGATCGCGAAGTATTTATACGAAAAAATCGGCGAGCTGTTTGATGACCAAG GCAGCACGCCGCTgatggcggcggcgggcgcggggcgcgcgcgcgctgcgtccgcgctggcggcgcgcgcgccgggcCGCGTGGACGCCGCGTCGCGCGCCTGCGGGGCCACCGCGCTCTACCGCGCCGTCGCAGCCGCCTGCCTGCACGCTAAAG AAAATGGCAACAGCAGTTCGGTACCGGAACACTTGTTACAAACCGCCGAGGTCCTGGTCCGTCACGGTGCTGACCCAACCATCGAGAACCAGTCCGGTTCCTCAGTCAACACACTGCTACAAGAGTACAACTTACCTCCTCTCTCTATGGTCATAGCCAATCAAATGTCGGCAATCAAACACGGACAACTGGCCAGCAACATGATCCTCGTCAAGGACAAAGAAGGACGAATAGCTCCAGAACAAATGCATAAACGAAAGAGTCAAGACACGatcacaaaaagtaaaaaagttttagaaatgccaaatgaattaaaaactaGAGTTGGCGTTAATATCAAACGAAAACAAGAAAATTCAACCGATTCGAGTATAAAAGAAGCCAAATGCTTTAAGACAACCGGCGTCGTTAAAAACGATTTGAACTTTTTAAAAACTCAAACTGTCATACAGAATCAAATTTGTTCAGACGAGACCGCAAGACTTGGCGGTATCAGATCTAAAATAATCATAGTGGAAAATGTTAGTGTGAAAACagatttttctaaaattaacTTACCCACAGCCCGCACAGTCGTCAGTAAACCTAAAGACATCGTGTTGGTTACGACGAAAAGGGACCACCAACTCCAAGTGTCTCCAGAGGTTCAAAAAACTCCGAAGTATGTCAAAATTGCACCCAAACCTATGAATGTTAGACAAGATGAAAGTCTTGCTATCAGAAGCAAAACGGATTCAGGTGGAAAAAAATAA
- the LOC141443960 gene encoding uncharacterized protein has product MEEVMNALRKIQSELDLQKRTILENGEKVTETVTQNINSILEDKFKIWDEKYENFKEKLENQENRIYSLEKQVRKNNIVFFGIEETETSYQILENIIINFVKKYFSLDLDHRDIKEVKRLGRKGEKSRPIIATFTTLGIKIKIFKQRREALRETTYYIAEDYPKHILEKRKELQVQAKLEREKGNIAKIKYDKLVIQVKSKTTGRNKRMLSSPLESPTDDETNIKASKKNKHRAQTERTSNLSEGFGKPSILNFLVNKNQNNISSSQCNKTNKTNNL; this is encoded by the coding sequence ATGGAAGAAGTTATGAATGCACTTCGTAAAATTCAGAGTGAACTCGATTTACAGAAACgtacaattttagaaaacggAGAAAAAGTAACCGAAACAGtaacacaaaatataaacaGTATACTGGAAGATAAGTTTAAAATTTGggatgaaaaatatgaaaacttcAAAGAAAAGCTGGAAAATCAAGAAAATCGAATTTATTCCCTGGAAAAGCAGGTACGGAAAAATAATATAGTCTTTTTCGGCATTGAAGAAACGGAAACCTCATACCAAATTTTGGAAAACATTATAATCAactttgtgaaaaaatatttctctcTAGACCTAGATCACAGAGATATTAAAGAAGTCAAGAGATTAGGCAGAAAAGGAGAAAAGTCTCGGCCAATAATTGCTACATTTACCACACTTggcatcaaaataaaaatatttaaacaaagaaGAGAGGCACTGAGAGAAACCACATATTATATAGCGGAAGACTATCCGAAGCATATACTAGAGAAAAGAAAAGAGCTACAAGTGCAAGCCAAACTTGAGAGGGAGAAAGGCAATATAGCGAAGATCAAATATGATAAACTTGTCATACAAGTTAAGAGCAAAACAACGGGCAGAAATAAGAGAATGCTTTCATCCCCTCTTGAATCACCTACAGACGATGAAACAAACATAAAGGCCAGCAAGAAAAATAAGCACCGGGCACAAACAGAAAGAACCTCTAACCTGTCAGAGGGATTTGGGAAACCAAGTATACTTAACTTCTTagtaaataaaaaccaaaacaatataTCCAGCTCCCAGTGTAATAAAACCAATAAAACCAATAACTTATAG